One Amblyomma americanum isolate KBUSLIRL-KWMA unplaced genomic scaffold, ASM5285725v1 scaffold_427, whole genome shotgun sequence genomic region harbors:
- the LOC144112588 gene encoding uncharacterized protein LOC144112588, producing MIAMYVEPDRRNRNAALPFVTFVYNSALQRTTGYSPFFLVFGRSHTTLLDACFFSAPASSSPSLHEQCLSRVARGRHLARLNTEACNEDRKSHYDTTHHVVLFNPGDEVLLSTRLRTPGLCDKFQPRFIGPSLVLTQTSPVNYRVTPVDPPPDRRYRGTEIVHVYRLKPFIRRSASD from the coding sequence ATGATTGCTATGTACGTCGAACCTGACCGCCGGAATCGGAACGCAGCccttcctttcgtcacttttgtCTACAATTCCGCGTTGCAACGAACCACTGGTTACTCCCCGTTTTTCCTCGTTTTCGGCCGTTCTCACACGACCCTTCTCGACGCATGTTTCTTCTCGGCGCCTGCGAGCTCCTCACCGTCTCTCCACGAACAATGCCTCTCCCGCGTGGCCCGAGGTCGCCACCTCGCTCGCCTGAACACTGAAGCCTGCAACGAAGATCGCAAGAGCCACTACGACACGACGCACCACGTTGTCTTGTTCAATCCTGGAGACGAGGTCTTGCTTTCTACCCGTCTGCGGACGCCTGGTCTTTGCGACAAGTTTCAGCCTCGTTTCATTGGTCCCTCCTTGGTGCTAACCCAAACATCACCAGTTAACTACCGCGTAACTCCTGTTGATCCTCCACCGGACCGCCGTTATCGCGggactgaaattgtccacgtctACCGCCTGAAGCCTTTCATTCGGCGCTCAGCATCAGACTGA